The Eleginops maclovinus isolate JMC-PN-2008 ecotype Puerto Natales chromosome 3, JC_Emac_rtc_rv5, whole genome shotgun sequence genome includes a region encoding these proteins:
- the LOC134861564 gene encoding trypsin-3-like: MHIQSSCQTDGMKLFLLLTLFGGAAAVALREDNKIVGGYECPKNSVPYQVSLYTGYNFCGGTLLSEEWVLSAAHCKTKSDIEIRLGEHDIYEPDGTEEHIMSAKFIRHPDYNSGTQDSDIMLIKLSQPATLNSYVRPAALPSKCANDGTMCQISGWGNIRPSDEGSRYPHKLQCMEAPILSDDTCFNLYPFQITENMICAGYLEGGKDSCQGDSGGPMMCDGELQGVVSWGKGCAQPKKPGVYTKVCNYISWIKNTMASG, encoded by the exons ATGCACATTCAATCTTCTTGCCAGACTGACGGCATGAAGCTTTTCCTTCTTTTGACTCTCTTTGGAGGGGCAG CTGCAGTTGCCCTGAGGGAAGATAACAAGATTGTTGGAGGTTATGAGTGTCCAAAGAATTCTGTGCCATACCAAGTGTCTCTCTACACTGGGTACAACTTTTGTGGCGGGACTCTTCTGTCTGAGGAGTGGGTGCTCTCTGCCGCACACTGCAAAACAAA GTCAGATATAGAAATTCGGCTGGGAGAGCATGATATCTATGAACCCGATGGAACTGAAGAGCACATTATGTCTGCCAAGTTTATTCGACACCCTGACTACAACTCCGGCACACAGGACAGTGATATAATGCTGATCAAACTTAGTCAACCTGCCACTCTGAACAGCTACGTGCGCCCTGCTGCGCTCCCGTCAAAGTGTGCCAATGACGGGACAATGTGCCAAATCTCTGGATGGGGGAATATCCGTCCAAGTGATGAGGGAT CAAGGTACCCTCATAAATTGCAATGCATGGAAGCCCCTATCCTGAGTGATgacacatgttttaatttgtatccTTTCCAAATCACTGAAAACATGATCTGTGCTGGGTATCTAGAGGGAGGGAAGGACTCCTGTCAG GGTGACTCTGGGGGTCCCATGATGTGTGACGGAGAACTCCAGGGAGTCGTGTCTTGGGGGAAAGGCTGCGCTCAACCGAAAAAGCCTGGGGTGTACACAAAAGTTTGCAATTACATCTCCTGGATCAAGAACACCATGGCATCTGGCTGA
- the has1 gene encoding hyaluronan synthase 1, with amino-acid sequence MDLKPILKKLGSVVRAICTFGFAALVMCLLVWAYVDGFQLATSKYGIISFGFYGLLLSLHVLVQSLFAFIEHRRMKARTEPCIFTKTIGFTISSFQEDPTYLKECLNSIKALSYPLELLRIIMVIDGNSDDDRYMMEMFREVFKDRDPGCYVWKNNYHTWNPIQAQQNVETATEMGPGTDAEIGSGGVSEMGPGGDAETDTGVNADQTFVEDPERKDVEYLIRNKQCVCIMQKWGGKREVMYTAFKALGSSVDYIQVCDSDTKLDPLATIELCKVLQSNDKYGAVGGDVMILNLKDSYISFMSSLRYWMAFNIERSCQSFFDCVSCISGPLGLYRNDLLQQFLESWYNQMFLGSHCTFGDDRHLTNRMLSMGYATKYTARSKCYTETPAQFLRWLNQQTRWTKSYFREWLFNAMWWHKHHLWMTYESIVSGIFPFFVTATIIQLFWTGTVWDIVWILCCIQLIGLVKASYACILRRDMVMVFMSLYSALYMTSLLPAKYFAILTMNKSSWGTSGRRKIVGNYIPLLPLLVWMAILLSGLGYSIYRESQLDWSEAAKVEELTFIIFSCVAYTIYWLLMILLYWVWFRRLCRRRRGSYNLNV; translated from the exons ATGGATCTGAAACCTATATTGAAGAAGCTGGGCTCAGTTGTCCGCGCAATCTGTACTTTTGGGTTTGCTGCGCTGGTTATGTGCTTGTTGGTGTGGGCCTATGTAGACGGTTTTCAGCTGGCAACATCCAAATATGGAATCATCTCCTTTGGCTTTTATGGACTACTCCTCTCACTTCACGTGTTGGTCCAGAGCCTCTTCGCTTTCATTGAACACCGGCGAATGAAAGCACGCACTGAGCCCTGCATCTTCACCAAAACAATTGGCTTCACAATATCATCCTTTCAGGAGGACCCCACCTATCTCAAGGAGTGCCTAAACTCCATCAAGGCCCTCAGCTATCCTCTGGAGCTGCTGCGCATCATCATGGTGATCGACGGGAACTCAGATGATGACCGGTACATGATGGAAATGTTCAGAGAGGTGTTTAAAGACCGGGACCCTGGCTGTTATGTGTGGAAAAACAACTACCATACATGGAATCCCATCCAGGCCCAGCAGAATGTGGAAACGGCGACAGAAATGGGCCCAGGAACGGATGCTGAAATAGGCTCAGGAGGAGTTTCTGAAATGGGACCAGGAGGGGATGCTGAGACAGACACAGGAGTAAATGCTGATCAAACTTTTGTTGAGGACCCAGAGCGAAAAGACGTAGAGTACCTGATCCGGAACAAGCAGTGCGTGTGCATCATGCAGAAGTGGGGCGGCAAGCGAGAGGTGATGTACACAGCGTTCAAAGCACTTGGGTCATCAGTGGACTATATACAG GTGTGTGACTCAGACACCAAGCTGGACCCTCTGGCCACCATAGAGCTGTGTAAAGTGTTGCAAAGTAACGACAAGTACGGTGCTGTGGGAGGGGATGTGATGATCCTCAACCTGAAAGACTCCTACATCAGCTTCATGAGCAGTCTTAGATACTGGATGGCTTTCAACATCGAAAGGTCCTGCCAGTCCTTCTTCGACTGTGTGTCCTGCATTAGTGGTCCTTTGG GTCTGTATAGGAACGATCTCCTCCAGCAGTTTCTGGAATCCTGGTACAATCAGATGTTTTTGGGAAGTCACTGCACATTTGGTGACGATAGACATCTTACCAACCGAATGCTGAGCATGGGCTATGCTACAAA ATACACAGCCCGCTCCAAATGTTACACGGAGACACCTGCTCAGTTTCTGCGCTGGCTGAACCAGCAGACTCGCTGGACAAAATCATACTTCCGCGAGTGGCTTTTCAATGCAATGTGGTGGCACAAGCACCACCTCTGGATGACTTACGAGTCCATTGTCTCGGGTATTTTCCCCTTCTTTGTTACAGCCACAATCATCCAGCTGTTTTGGACAGGCACGGTGTGGGATATCGTCTGGATCCTATGCTGCATCCAGCTGATTGGGCTGGTGAAAGCGTCTTATGCCTGCATCCTGCGCAGAGACATGGTGATGGTGTTCATGTCACTTTACTCGGCCTTGTACATGaccagcctgctgcctgccaagTACTTTGCCATTCTCACCATGAACAAAAGCAGCTGGGGGACATCTGGCAGGCGTAAGATTGTAGGGAACTAcattcctcttctccctctgttGGTGTGGATGGCCATTTTATTAAGTGGGCTGGGTTACTCAATTTACAGGGAGAGTCAACTGGACTGGTCAGAGGCAGCCAAAGTAGAGGAGCTcacctttattatttttagttgcGTGGCCTACACCATATACTGGCTGCTTATGATCCTCCTTTACTGGGTGTGGTTTCGCAGGTTATGTAGAAGACGGAGAGGAAGTTATAATCTAAATGTGTAG
- the LOC134861558 gene encoding chemerin-like receptor 1 has translation MENFKEGLNTTMELPTTPSCNSCTTDMSESNRSVFIDEYVVLRQSLNTMSLVIYCLTFVLGMLGNGVVIWVIVFKMKKTVNTVWFLNLAIADFLFTACLPLSVVYIAQNFHWPFGKFMCKLNSTISILNIFASVYILMVISADRCVSVVWPVWAQNHRSVRKASWVSLGVWVLALILSAPYFVFRDTGRSYFYEDIINCYNNYAFSDDYETLSVNQLRQLRHQAMTVTRFLLGFVVPFTVIVSCYAVIIHRLRRNRTLASQSSRPFKIIAAVITTFFLCWAPFHIMTLIELLNFTYRSETLGYVITIGSPIATNLAFLNSCLNPLLYVFIGQDFKEEVRKSILAVLETAFQEEVSGSHSDTKSGDTRGSALSTEV, from the exons ATGGAGAACTTCAAGGAAG GTCTCAATACAACAATGGAGCTGCCGACTACCCCTTCCTGTAACAGCTGCACAACAGACATGTCTGAATCTAATAGATCTGTGTTTATTGATGAGTATGTTGTTCTAAGACAGTCTCTCAACACCATGTCTCTTGTCATTTACTGCCTGACCTTTGTTCTCGGTATGCTCGGGAATGGAGTGGTTATCTGGGTGATCGTATTCAAGATGAAGAAAACAGTTAACACAGTTTGGTTCCTCAACCTTGCCATAGCTGACTTCCTCTTCACAGCATGTTTACCCCTGAGTGTGGTGTACATAGCTCAGAATTTTCACTGGCCTTTTGGCAAGTTCATGTGTAAGCTGAACAGCACTATAAGCATTCTGAACATCTTTGCCAGTGTCTACATCTTGATGGTGATCAGTGCGGAcagatgtgtgtctgtggtgtggCCTGTCTGGGCCCAGAATCACCGGAGTGTACGCAAGGCGTCCTGGGTGAGTCTGGGTGTTTGGGTACTGGCTTTGATTCTCAGCGCACCATACTTCGTCTTTAGGGACACTGGGCGATCATATTTCTATGAAGACATCATCAATTGCTACAACAACTATGCTTTCTCTGATGACTATGAAACACTGTCTGTGAATCAGCTGCGTCAGCTTCGCCATCAGGCCATGACCGTCACCCGCTTCCTCCTGGGATTCGTTGTCCCCTTCACTGTCATTGTCTCCTGCTATGCTGTGATAATCCATCGTCTCAGAAGAAACCGCACCCTGGCCAGCCAGTCAAGTCGCCCCTTTAAGATCATCGCTGCAGTTATCACCACTTTTTTCCTGTGCTGGGCTCCTTTTCACATCATGACTTTAATTGAGCTGCTGAATTTCACTTATCGCAGTGAAACATTGGGCTATGTCATCACTATTGGTAGCCCTATTGCAACCAACCTGGCCTTTCTCAACAGTTGCCTAAACCCACTGCTGTATGTGTTCATTGGCCAAGATTTCAAGGAGGAGGTCCGTAAATCCATCCTTGCTGTGCTGGAGACCGCCTTCCAGGAGGAAGTTTCTGGATCCCACAGTGACACAAAATCAGGGGACACCAGAGGGTCAGCTCTTAGCACTGAAGTATAG
- the fpr1 gene encoding chemerin-like receptor 1 encodes MMDLMTATPFYHINSTDANGRNGSSYEEEDEFDYKDEHPELRQSLNIMTLIVYCLAFVLGVLGNGVVIWVTGFKMKKTVNTVWFLNLAVADFLFTAFLPLSVTYTATGFHWPFGKFMCKLNSTISFLNMFASVYILVVISVDRCVSVVWPVWAQNHRSVRKASCVSLGVWVLALILSAPYFVFRDTGRSYNNEEIINCYNNYALSDDYETLSVNQLRQFRHQAMTVTRFLLGFVVPFTVIVSCYAVIIHRLRRNRTLASQSSRPFKIIAAVITTFFLCWAPYHIMALIELVNHMADHASETLDHITTIGVPIATSLAFLNSCLNPLLYVFMGQDFKDKVRKSILNVLETAFQEEVSRSYTYTNSMVTSRSKEKSVSDAEV; translated from the coding sequence ATGATGGATCTAATGACAGCTACTCCTTTCTATCACATCAATTCAACAGACGCCAATGGTAGAAATGGCTCTTCgtatgaggaggaggatgagttTGATTACAAAGACGAGCATCCTGAGCTGAGACAGTCTCTCAACATCATGACTCTCATTGTTTATTGCCTGGCCTTTGTTCTCGGTGTGCTCGGGAATGGAGTGGTTATCTGGGTGACTGGATTCAAGATGAAGAAAACTGTTAACACAGTTTGGTTCCTCAACCTCGCTGTGGCCGACTTCCTCTTCACAGCATTCCTGCCTCTGAGTGTGACCTACACAGCTACAGGTTTTCACTGGCCTTTTGGCAAGTTCATGTGTAAGCTGAACAGCACTATAAGCTTTCTGAACATGTTTGCCAGTGTGTACATCTTGGTGGTGATCAGTGTGGAcagatgtgtgtctgtggtgtggCCTGTCTGGGCCCAGAACCACCGGAGTGTACGTAAGGCGTCCTGTGTGAGTCTGGGTGTTTGGGTACTGGCTCTGATTCTCAGCGCTCCATACTTCGTCTTTAGGGACACTGGGCGATCATATAACAATGAAGAAATCATCAATTGCTACAACAACTATGCTCTCTCTGATGACTATGAAACACTTTCTGTGAATCAGCTGCGTCAGTTTCGTCATCAGGCCATGACCGTCACCCGCTTCCTCCTGGGATTCGTTGTCCCCTTCACTGTCATTGTCTCCTGCTATGCTGTGATAATCCATCGTCTCAGAAGAAACCGCACCCTGGCCAGCCAGTCAAGTCGCCCCTTTAAGATCATCGCTGCAGTTATCACCACTTTTTTCCTGTGCTGGGCTCCTTATCACATCATGGCTTTAATTGAGTTAGTAAATCACATGGCTGATCATGCAAGTGAAACATTAGACCATATCACCACCATTGGAGTTCCTATAGCAACCAGCCTGGCTTTTCTCAACAGTTGCCTTAACCCACTGCTGTATGTGTTCATGGGGCAAGACTTCAAGGATAAGGTCCGTAAATCCATCCTGAATGTATTGGAGACTGCCTTCCAAGAAGAGGTTTCTCGCTCTTATACCTACACAAACTCAATGGTCACGAGTCGGAGCAAAGAAAAGTCTGTTTCTGATGCTGAAGTATAA